TGAGTGAAGCACAATGAGCTGCCGAGGTGACGTAATGTGGCTGCTGTGCGGGTTTTAGATAACACACGCACAAGCTCTGGCAGGAATTGTCAAACTCATTCTAGACTGATGTCTCCTGGTCCAACTGTTAAATACGAGACGACAGCGTAGAGGACAGATGTGATCCGTGTCACAACGAGTTAGAAAAGgccctttttcttcttttagttAATTATCTCCATTTATTTTACCATGCTACTGCTTCAtcactttcaaataaaataaaataaaagttgttaaatatattttctttttaaaacttgaaatgtgagggagcctgaaccaggagatTTAACCGTTGaaagtacataaataaaaatgccaACATTCCTGACATGAACTTTCTGGAGAAACCATCTAAATCTTGTATCctatttgtacattttctcaTCCTCAAACATATTGTTAGCAGGAAGCCTTcctcgctgtgacacacaccCGGCTGATTTTCCAGAGAAGCAGTGTAATCTATTTGAGGACATTGGTTAAAGAGAAGCCATTGAGCTTCTTGGATTGTCAGGAAAACTGGACAAACGTGCAAATCTGACGTGTGTCCCAGCTGCTCCGTCCCCACTGAGCATTCTCCTGGTTCGTTCAGCGGCTAAACTTGGATTTCTGCAGGAAACTCAGTCGGGTGTCATTTTGAGGCACAGCATGTTTGAGGCGATGTAACGAGGTTTGGAGCGGGATGTCAAACCCAGCGTGGAAGGATTGTCCTCTGATAGCAAATCATCCTCTACAAAGATGAGAGCATTCTGTGAGGTCCTTTGTTTTCACTCGTGTTTCAGCCATTGTTCATTTTAACTAGATCAAAAATCAATCACAACAAATCAATCCAAAAGAATGAATGGCAGTAGAGTCCAACTATCAGtcccattatgaaaccacatttcaattcattagatccagatcgttatttggatctgcacctaaTTGCACGCACTTAAAAAGATGAGTCTCCTAAACATgagtttttttccatcaagattaATGAAGTATAGAAAAGCCCTGGTTTCTTCCTTTGGTTCTGACCGATCCCTCCACAAGAAGAAACCTGCTTTGTCATCTGAACATTTTTCAATTATTTGCCATGTCTCACTTTTTAAATGCGAAACGTTTTGATGCTTTTGATTTGAAATCTATTTCAAATTGTGGAAACTATTGAGTTTCTCTATAATACTGAAGTTCaaaaagtgccttgagataacgTACGTTGTGATTCGGtaatacacaaataaaaggGATCAGGATCAAACTGAGGGAGAATGTATTTGCTTATATCTGAATAGAACTAGATTATATGTCTCCACCAACCAATGCAGTTTCATTCTCTACAGGTGCTCCTGACATATCGCTTTCACAAtgatatgaggtcactgtgaccatTAACCTTTGAACattgacaactggtcaaaaaatGGAAGACATTTTTGTGAGAGTTTCGTGAGGCCATTGTGACTTTGAtctttgaccacccaaatccgatcagttcatccttgagtccaaaaGTCATCGGATgcaccaaaaatgaaaaacaatcactATACTCGCAGCTCTTATATCAAGAGACATCAATGAAATGCTTCAACTTGACGTAGCGTCGGGATGAGTTTCAACCCCCGCATGACACACGCTTGCCTATCAATCATTATCCAGACATGCTGGGATGTAAAATCGTGGGGATGGTAACAGTGACGTGAGCCCAAGTGCTTCATCTCCGTCTCTGACTGTGCTTGGTCATGAAAACAGCTGCAGTTCTTAACTTTAACAGACGAGTAATTACAGGTGTGCAGTGGCAGGCTGATTCAGAGTGAGAGTAAACACCCCCGAGGGACGCCCGCTACTCCTCCGGCTGCAATAAGATGAGACAAGCTCACAGTGTCAcggcaggaagtgatgtcgcCAACGATAGTCCTGAGTCCAACAAACTGTCAGACATGTCGAGACTCATAAAATCTCTCATACCGGAAAATGTCACTTGTTGACACACAGGACTGTCTGTACTGAGGAGGCAACACTTCCAGACTTCCACCAATGGATGATCTGAATCTTTGTAATGATGgctttatttataaataaattattacatAATCTAAGTGGCCTAAAAAGTCGGATCCAGTAATTGCAGGGAGCTAAAAGTACTCATATCTTACCACTGTTACATCACATCCTGATGCAGACCGAGGCAACTAATGGACGATGTGCGCCCCCACATGGACGAACTGTGtagtaaaacaaattaaagcaaCAATTTTGAGAGATAGATAAGAACATAAATCAGGAGTGTACAGAGCTCAGAATGGCCATTTAGTTTTCAGGAACATTCAGCGTCGATGTGAATTGTTGAGCACGATCCCACTTTAAAAGAGCCACCAGTCAGTCGACTGAGCTTCAGAtttagatcattttatttttcaaacaattGAGAGATGTTAAACACTGAACAAATAAAGATGCCCCCAGTCAAAACTCCAGAAAACAGATTCTCATCAACCAGTTGTAGCACTTTTCCTTTATTGCcagctgtgttgttgtgcagtttTCTCATTGTCTGCAGCTTCACCCTTGCTTCGACCAATGTGTACAAAAAGTCAACAGAAACGGTGCATATACCAGCGTCATATTGATCATTGGGATTTGAGCTCTCGCATGTAAACCCGGGCCTCGCGGACAGGCGCGTTTAATGTGGAAGCGAATCCAGATTAACCATTTACCAAGGCACATTGGTAGGGATGAGTGACTGAAAGAATGAACAGAGAGGCCGCACAAAAATCCAATCTTAATTCAAATCATGTGAGGAAAAAAGTGGTAGTGACGGATGAGTATAAAGGGAAATCAAAATTAAGTATTAGTCGTCACGTGGAGAATGTCAATATCTGATGCAcacagctttctctctctcccatttgGTTTGCTGTATTTAAATACGGAAGctaagaaatgaaaaattataCCTCAGACAACGTCCTAGATGTTTTCTAAACTCCTGAGAGCAGCTGGCAGAAGTTTAAACGTGTCTGAATAGCTATAAGCACATAACTGTAACTTGTGGGTGCGTAGGTCACGAGTCACACTTCAATCAAGTCGGCAATGAAAATGACCAACAAGTTGTCAACGTATGTACAAGTGCGCAAGAGGTCTCGATCCTGTACATTCACAAAGGCTGTTTAACTTAGAAAAATATCATGAGGGAATTTCAGAAGgcaaacaaaaatctaaaaggAATGGAAACAAGGCGAGTTCCAGCATTGAGTACATCGAGTACAAAGTATTGATCAGCCTCATCTGATTTGACATTCGGCAACACTTGGGAGAGAATTAGTGTGTTGTGAGAGTTTTCACTGTGGTAAAGTTACATATTTTTAATGTTCTTATGGAAGCCAAAttgtttttcagaataaattTCATCTTGAGAGATTTCCTGGAGATATAAGAGCTGTGTGATGAGACAGGAGGAAGTGGGTGGAGGGTGGATTATGGAATGTTAATAACCAAATCGGCCAATCTCAACAGAAAAACCAATGCAACAAAACATGTGTAGGCCCCCTTTTACATTGAAGATTAGGCTGACAACATTCTGATGGAAGCAggggaagaggggaaaaaaaaagaaatctataGGTTTTTCAACATCTGCTTTGATGAACTGgtcaaaaataaatagatgtaTACATGATACGAAATTTATAATTTACTCTTTATATCTCACGTAAAGCTTCTTGTAACTGCCAAACATGCTCCAGTATGTCATAGTCTGGACACGTTCAGCTCTACCTGTGCTAGATGAACTCTATCAACAACCTCTTCCGGGCACCAACATGGCGCTCTGGACAGGACAGCTAAACCCCAGCATGCCTTCCCTCAAAGTGAATGCTAGATTGTGATTCCTCATGAGAAACTAGAAGGTAAAAGGAGAGGGCAGCATCATCCCAGTGAGCCTGAAACATGGGGTACAATTAAGAACATTAAAAATTCACATCATTACAACATTTCTGGTTGTGTGGGATAACGCCGCCCTCCCTTTTTGGCCTTCTGCGTTAGTACCAGCACTCATCAGCTCGGGCCTCAACCATCCTGTGGCTTtcagtttgaaaaagaaaaacagaaacagccCTTGGTATTAGAAACTCAACTATTCTTTTaatccttttctctcttttttttttttttttcaaccaaaatcTCAATTAGATTATCACAGAAAGATGAAGAGGCGTGGGGGGAGTTTAGCAGACCTGGCTTTTGCCAAACTCACAGTGgacaaacaaaatcacaaagtATCTTGTCTCTTTGGAGAGACAACGAGAGGAGTGGAAAAAGTCATCATCCGTTCCAAACCCCTCAGTCTAAGCAAACATATGGCAGGATGTTCAATCTGCTTACGTCGCCATGAGGGTCCAATGATATGCACTCTGTCCAGTCATACCAGGTGCCCACAGTATCATAACATCCATTCACTCCTGgccagtgctgtgtgtgtatcctgTCCAGGTCCTCGCCCGTCACCTCCCGGCTCACACCTGGTAAAGCCTCTACTGCGATGTCCTTCTGCAAAACGTGCATCTTCCTCGCCTCCTTGATCTCCTGTTCTTCCCTTTTCAAATACTCTGCCATGAAAAAGTGTGCACTAGGGGCCTGGACCCCTGAGGAGTTGAGCACATTGCTCTGAAGGTTCAAGTACGACTGGATgatttcatttctggacagCTCCTTCCAGTTAGTCTGATGAAAGGGGTTGGGGCTGGGGCCTGGGGCCAGCACTGGGGCCAGGAGTGGGGCCAGGACTGGGGCGGGGGTCGGGGCCAGGGGAGCGGGCTGTTGTACAGTGCTTTTAGTTCTTTGCCTAGACTCAGAGAGGTCAGGAGTGGGGAGTTCCTCTGTTTGAGAAGGTTCTTTATGTACCAGAGGTTTAATCTGACCTGTGACAGGGTCAAATGTAAGTCTGCGTTCTTTTAATCGTACAGGTTTAGTCATGTCTTCTATTTTCTGGCCATCTAAATTGACAGAGTAGTCTCTAGACCTGTACTTCCTCCTTTTATGCTCTGAGTTAGGAGCCATTGACGCGTCTGTGTCGTCAGACGCGGCAGTGGCTCCCTCAGATGTCGGTCTGTTTAGTTCGGAGTTCTGTTGGGGGAGAGAGGTTGAAGGGGAGGCTGTTGCGGGTTCCAGTGTTGCAGATGTGTCTTGTGGTGGGCAATGAGAGGAGACTTCTGACGAACTGGCCCAGTGCATTGAGGACCTGTGAGAAGAATGTGGCAGCTTGTCAGCGTAAGATGCTTGGGCTGGGGAGGACACAGGCTTGGATAAAGACATGGGAGAGTCCCTCGAGGAAGGGCTTGGGACTGATGTTCCTTTCGGTGCATATACTGAAGAGCGCTTGGTCACTGAGTCTTGCTTCACGCTCCTTGGACTGGTGGTGAGACCACGGGGACTTTTGGCTTGATGAtagccccctcctcctccgccttcATCCAATCTAGCCTGTTGCTGCATTACGGCAACCTTGATCAAAGATGAAGTGCTAGGTAGTTTGGCCACTCCTGGGGAGCTAGGGCGAGGCTTGACAGCATTTACTGGAATTCTGTTGATTTTCTCATTATCAAGGGGCTCTAGTCGCGATCTCTCAGGAGAAGGCACGACCTCCTGGTCGGGCATGGCATCTGGACTGCCTGCAATCCCATTGGTGAGTGGTGGTGACACCGAGGTATCGAACGAAGACAGCTTGGAGATTTTTTCTGGTAAGTGCACTCCACTGTCTCTGTGCTCTGCCCGGCGCTTGCGACTGCTGGATTTTTCTGCTTTTGGTGAGTATGTGTTGTGGACATCATTTCTGATCTTGACTTCAGCGACACCCTTCCCAGACACTGAGATGTCAGGGGGCGAGACGTCAGTTCTGCAGGGATGAGAACTGCCATTGGTCGACCCGGGGGCACTTGCAGGCACAGCTGGCCCCGGTTCAATCAGCTTTTGCCAGTTTCTCAAGAGTTTCTTTGCACGCTTCGCAAGGTCTTCATCCTTGGTCTTCTTCCTCACGTCATTGATCAGCTTTCCTAGGCGAGTTTCCTGCAGAGATAACGTGTGTGAGAGTTGGACAGAATTCAAGCAACCTAATTCGTACATGAAGTGATATTTTACGTATGGTTAAGTATCTTACCTCAAGTGCTTCTTTGGTGATAGGACATTTTTCCAGACAGGCAATCACCTCCAATACGACAACCATATTGCGTATCTGCAGGAGGGAAATACAAAGATTTGATCATCTCAGCACATTTGGTATGAGCCTCAACTCTTTAATTGGCCGGGTTAATAATGTGGAAATGGTTGATAAATCTAATGATTTATCTGGGGAAACATTGATGACTTCTGCTAATTAACCAAATAAGTGTAAAGCTAAAATCACTATAAGCCCAAAAATCGAATGTATTGAATCGTGTCTGCATCATGTGAATTTGGCAGCAGTTAACGTTAGCTTTCAAGTTAGCCAGGGAAACACTAGCTTCTCTGTCTGCTAAGCTGAAAAGTAAAGATGGCAGTATGTCAACTCGAAAAAACCTTCATCGTTTCCACCGCTGCAGCAGAAGTGCAGCATGTGAAGAAAAACTACAACCAACTGAGAAAAAACTCGAATTCAAATCCATGTGAGATTCTTGTTCTGTCGACAAAGTCAATCTGCGTTTGAGTGTCGGCACTCTTACCTGTGTTAGCTTCCCTGGCTAGCATGAACTAACTTGAGAAGGAAGGACCCGACTATTTCCTACAATGTAGCTTTAGCCCTTCAAGCTGAGAGTAAGCTAGCTACACAGCATTGTTGCACAAAACAATCTAAAAAGAAACCTTGGCCAGTTGACAGAGCACGTAGACAAGTCGTAATGAAGTCAGTATTCCCAAGGGACATGTATGATTCACATCTATATGGTTTAAGACATATAACCCCCTCGGTGTTGCGGGTAGGCTAGCAGCTAGCATGCTACCTAACCCAGCTAACGGCAGACCAGCCGAGGCAGCCGTGATGCTAAGCGAGCATCCGAGCTGTCAGCTGAAGAGCTCagcgtctcccccccccctcacacggGACACGAAACACACTTTAATACACGTGAAGACGGTTTACTGACAGCCGCGGGTTCTCACTGCCCTGTCGAGGGTGCCGCGGCGCAGGTAAACAAGCTAACGCTCGCTGGCTAGCCCGCTAGCTTCAGTGTCACTCACATTGCTCTGACTGTCGATGGCCTGCAGCAGCCGGTCCCTCATCTGCTGCGGGGTTGCTGAGACCGTTGTCATTGCCCGTTCGGTGCGATtcggaggatggagggaggaatcCTCCGAAATCAAGAGCAGGGTGACAGTTGGGACTCAAACGCCGCTGCGGTGACACGTCCGGCGCCCGAACAGCATATTCTTCAGTCGCCTGTGGGGTAAGACGGCTCGGCTTGTCTCACATGGAAGTGGGAAATGCTCGGCGCTGTGTTGGCCGCTAGCTGCTGCCTGCTCGGCGCTGTAGCAACTCACTACCAGCTGCTGGATCTCTCAACGGCCTCCTGCTGCATGCTGGGATACCGTGCCTGCGCTTTTGACGTCCGCACGTAGTCAAGTAAACATCCCTGGCGTTCACCTGCACTCCGGGAGGATGCGGCTCCTCCCTCCGGGGCCTGAGTGGGATCCACCAGGGGACGGGGACACCTGAGTTCTTTTAAATGCCATCACCATGGTCCAGTGATTTCAGGAGTCAAgaatggatgggtggatggatagataatTGGACATATAgatatgtgtatatttaatgtATAGCCATTTAGCAATATTAtttaaccttaacttaacttaattttattctatatttttagTCCTGTGGGGGTTTTGTCTAATCGTCTAAAAGCTAATACAAAAAACGTCTCCTGAATCTTGAGTCTCTTGAGTATTGAAAAGCAACATTGTTGTTAATTGATTTTTCTGTAGATTAACTCTGTTATTGATTAATCGACTCATTATTTCAGCTCTAGATTGATCTGCTGTTAAAAGGATCATAATACACTGCAGTCAAACAATAATGATTCCAACAGCAACAACGATGATGATAATAACAGTAACAAGGTGCTTCACATGGGAATAAATCAACACAGAACCCaaccagacaaaacaaataagatCTGTGAAAGAAATAAGAACCAAaccttcatttcatttcacccTTCATTAAATCCATATCAGCCGAGGAAGCTCCTTTTAAATTAACTCAGgctaattgtttgtttttcacataatTGCATCAGCCAccatctcgctctctctctctcacacacacacctttgagGAGGCAGGCgctcaaatcaaatgtttaccatgtatatttataaaaatggatgtaTTGGTTCAGTACAAGTTGGAAGTTATTATGACAGATGAATGGCgctcacattttattacagcaTTCAACCAGCAGGTGGCGTCGTGGTCTGAAAACCAGGGTGCCTCTGAGGGAGAACAGACAGGGAGGGCTGAGTCAGGATGGTTGGAGCAGAGtggtggtaaaaaaaaaaaaaaaactggagtCATTTGAGGGCATCAGTGGAGGGGAAGTGAGCTTTGGGAACTTTAATTGTCAACACTGAGGAAATTAGCCATGGGCAGCTCTCAGCACAGCTATGTTGTTTCCAAGTGGCAAAATATTATGAGCATGAAATCATAGATCTGTATTTGATCCTTTTAGTtaatttaaaagttattattatgattatttgtATTGCTATTAGGGCGGAAAACAGGTTGGATAC
Above is a window of Hippoglossus hippoglossus isolate fHipHip1 chromosome 17, fHipHip1.pri, whole genome shotgun sequence DNA encoding:
- the crsp7 gene encoding mediator of RNA polymerase II transcription subunit 26 isoform X1, whose product is MTTVSATPQQMRDRLLQAIDSQSNIRNMVVVLEVIACLEKCPITKEALEETRLGKLINDVRKKTKDEDLAKRAKKLLRNWQKLIEPGPAVPASAPGSTNGSSHPCRTDVSPPDISVSGKGVAEVKIRNDVHNTYSPKAEKSSSRKRRAEHRDSGVHLPEKISKLSSFDTSVSPPLTNGIAGSPDAMPDQEVVPSPERSRLEPLDNEKINRIPVNAVKPRPSSPGVAKLPSTSSLIKVAVMQQQARLDEGGGGGGYHQAKSPRGLTTSPRSVKQDSVTKRSSVYAPKGTSVPSPSSRDSPMSLSKPVSSPAQASYADKLPHSSHRSSMHWASSSEVSSHCPPQDTSATLEPATASPSTSLPQQNSELNRPTSEGATAASDDTDASMAPNSEHKRRKYRSRDYSVNLDGQKIEDMTKPVRLKERRLTFDPVTGQIKPLVHKEPSQTEELPTPDLSESRQRTKSTVQQPAPLAPTPAPVLAPLLAPVLAPGPSPNPFHQTNWKELSRNEIIQSYLNLQSNVLNSSGVQAPSAHFFMAEYLKREEQEIKEARKMHVLQKDIAVEALPGVSREVTGEDLDRIHTQHWPGVNGCYDTVGTWYDWTECISLDPHGDVSRLNILPYVCLD
- the crsp7 gene encoding mediator of RNA polymerase II transcription subunit 26 isoform X2, producing the protein MLAASLPATPRGLYVLNHIDIRNMVVVLEVIACLEKCPITKEALEETRLGKLINDVRKKTKDEDLAKRAKKLLRNWQKLIEPGPAVPASAPGSTNGSSHPCRTDVSPPDISVSGKGVAEVKIRNDVHNTYSPKAEKSSSRKRRAEHRDSGVHLPEKISKLSSFDTSVSPPLTNGIAGSPDAMPDQEVVPSPERSRLEPLDNEKINRIPVNAVKPRPSSPGVAKLPSTSSLIKVAVMQQQARLDEGGGGGGYHQAKSPRGLTTSPRSVKQDSVTKRSSVYAPKGTSVPSPSSRDSPMSLSKPVSSPAQASYADKLPHSSHRSSMHWASSSEVSSHCPPQDTSATLEPATASPSTSLPQQNSELNRPTSEGATAASDDTDASMAPNSEHKRRKYRSRDYSVNLDGQKIEDMTKPVRLKERRLTFDPVTGQIKPLVHKEPSQTEELPTPDLSESRQRTKSTVQQPAPLAPTPAPVLAPLLAPVLAPGPSPNPFHQTNWKELSRNEIIQSYLNLQSNVLNSSGVQAPSAHFFMAEYLKREEQEIKEARKMHVLQKDIAVEALPGVSREVTGEDLDRIHTQHWPGVNGCYDTVGTWYDWTECISLDPHGDVSRLNILPYVCLD